The sequence TTTGTTCCATCCTTGATCATTTCATTATAAGAACGGAAAAATATTTCACGGCAGTCCGGATAGCCAGAACTATCCTCTTCCATTGCACCGATAAATATTTTTTTTGCCCCAATCACTTCAGCCCAGGAAACAGCAATGGCAAGCAAATTCGCATTGCGGAAAGGAACATAAGTATTCGGAATTCCTGCGTGAGTGGTTTTTGAAATTTGAATATTTGTATCGGTCAGGCTCGAACCGCCAATTTTTTTTAGATAACCGATATCAATAACCAGAGTTTTTCGGACATTATAAAATTTAGCAATATCCAAAAAGGCTTTTTTTTCTCGGGCTTCGGTCAGATGACCGTAATTCACGTGCAACAGGTATAAATCGTAATTTTTATGAGCAATAGCTGTCGTTACACAGCTGTCCAAACCACCGCTTAATAGAACAATCACCTTTTCACTTTTCATGTTTTCACAAAATTAAAATTTATATATCATTGACAAGGTTTTTGTAAATAATGAAATTAGCCACATGATTTCTAATCCCAAAAAAACAGCAAATATCTCTATCACATCCGGAATGGAAAAAATCACCGGTGGAAAGCTCTGGCTTGCACCATTAGCCGGTTTTGCCGATTCTACTTTCCGAAAAATCTGCAAACAGAACGGCGCGGATGTGGCTGTAACAGAAATGATTAGCGCCCATGGACTTGTTTACGAAAACGAAAAAACAGAGTCAATGCTTTGCTTCAATGAAATTGAGCGTCCGCTGGGAATTCAAATTTTTGGAGATGAACCCAAAATAATTGCCCAAGGAATTGGAAAGATTAAACAATTTCATCCGGATTTTATTGATATTAATATGGGTTGCCCCATGAAAAAAGTGGTTAAAACAGGCTCAGGGTCGGCACTTTTAAAAAATGTTGAAAAATTATATCAAGTGGTTTTGGCAGCAAAGTCAGCGATTGCCAAGGAATTTCCTCTGACTGTGAAAATCCGTTCCGGCTGGGATACATCTGAAAATATTGACCAAATTGTTCAGGCAATAGAAACAGGTGGTGCTAATGCGATCATATTTCATCCCCGAACAAAAAATGAAATGTTTTCCGGGCAAAGTACGTGGGATTTGATCGCTAAAGTAAATCAAATAGTAAAAATTCCTGTAATTGGAAACGGAGATATTAACTCGCCGGAAGATGCCAAAAAAATGTTTGAAGAAACCGGATGCAATTCTATTATGATTGGTAGGAGCGCAATTGGAAATCCGTTTCTATTCAATCAAATAAAGGAATATTTACGCACAGGAGATTATACGGAACCGAGCCCTCAACAAAGAATATCACTTCTTCTTTCTCACTTTTCGGAAATGAAAAAAACCGAAGGTGCTGATAGATCTACGAGAATTATTCGGAAATATGTTTCCGGCTATTCAAAAGGACTTACAGGCGCAAAAGCGTTTAGACAAAAATGTAATTTCACAAAAAATGAAACAGAGTTTGAAAAAATTGTTAATGATTTCCGGAAAGAATTTTGAGCATGTCCCACATTTGGGTCAAAAAATCAGGCTTCGCACACCATACATTGACAGGTCGGTAACTGACACCTCAATCTCTGACACTTTCATTATTTAAAATGAAAATAATAGGATGTTTATCTGAATGAAAATAATATTTTTTCCTACGATTATCCGTTTCAACAGCATAGCCAAGTTGCTACTCTCTTATGAAAAAGATTGATTCGCTACTCTGGGAAGCAAGGCATCACGCAAACGATAAATGGCTTCTGTCCGTGGAACTTCTGGAGCAAATTATTGAAATTGACCCGAAAGTTTATCCTGCTCATGAACTTTTATACATTATTTATATGCAACGCTCACTTTTTCAGAAGACCGAAAAAATTATCCAAAGAGCTATGAAATATTTCCCTGATGATGATTATCTTAAATTTTTAATGGGAAATGTTTTTCTGGCTCAAAAGGGAAAGTCAAGAGAAGCGATTACCTGGTATAAAAGGATTGAAACCGAAATCGTTGAGATGGATTTTAATTTGGCTGTGGCATATACGTATCAAGACGAAATTAAAAAGGCGGTGAAGATACTTAAGAAAGTTTTCACCAGATTTAATCATTTACCAAAAACATATATCTTTTTTGCTGAGCAATATTTACGGCTAAAGGAATATGATAATGCAATTGACTTGCTTACAGCCGGTAAAAAAAAATTCCCAAGTAAACGGCAGATATGTTACTTGCTCGGTGTGTCTTATAATAGAAAAAGGGATTGGATTCATGCCTTTGTGAATTTTAATGAGGCGCATCAACTCGGTTATAATAACGCTGAATTTTATAATACCTGGGCTAATTGCTGTTTTGAAATGGGTAATAGCGGATTGGCTGTAAAATATTTTACAAAAAGTATCCAGAAAAATATTTTTTTTCTAAAATCGTATCTTGATTTGAGCAGGTTGTATGTTGCAGAAAAAAAATTCGCTCAGGCAAGACGTTATCTTGAACTGGCTAAACGTATTGACCCATTGGACATATATGTTACTTTGGCAACACAACAATTAAAAAGGATTTTTAAAACATTGGAAGATTATGAAAAAAATTAATGCCTCGATTTTGGTTTTTGCATTTTTTATTTCCCTTTTTATCTGGTTTGCACTCAAATTTACTCAAACCCAACAAGTTAATATCCAGATACCAATTGCAATAGCAAACACTCCCACTTCCCTGATACCAATGGATATTGAGCCAAGGTCAATAAATTTGGTCATTGCGGGTAGAGGAGATAAACTGATAAAATTTCATCTTAAAAATTATTCGTACTATCTCAATTTACAAAATGTTCATTACGGAAAAAATTATATCTCTTTTGATATTAAAAATATCAAAGGATTGGAAAAATACGATCTGAACATTATTCAATATCCTCAACTTCTGGATATTTTGGTAGTTATGGATAATATGACTACCCAAACTTTCCCCGTAAACCCTATATTCGCCGATGCGGAGAGCAAAAAGTATTTCGAATCACATAATTTGGAAACTTACCCTCAACAAATTCAGGTTAAAGGACCAAAAAAAATAATTAGTGAATTTATCCATATTGATACTCAACCTTTTAACATGAAGAAACATTCCGAAAATTCAACTATTTCCTTGATACTCCCACAAAGCGATTTGGTTACAGCACTTGTAGGCAATGTTAAGATCGTTAAAAGCAAACCTAAAATCATCAGAAAAGCTTTCCCTTTGATTCGCATTTCTTATCCTGATTCTCTTGAAATATTTCCGCAGTTTATTAGTTTGATAGTTGAGGGCGAATCTAAATTACTTCGCACTTTATCCAAACAAGATTTTGAGATACAGATTGATCCAAACTACACTTTGTTAGTTGAACACCCGGTTGCATTGGATATTCAATTACCCGAAGGAGTAACATTGATAAGTCAGACGCCAAAAAAAGTAAATTTTAGAGGGATTATTGATCCGAAAAAGTTTATTGAAAAATGATTTTCTTCGACTTGTAAGGAACGACCGGTCGAAAAACATTTAAAACTTAATTTAAAATTGGAGTATATTAAATGTCCTTAATCCTCGCAATAGAAACATCTTGTGATGACACATCCGCAGCAATTGTGGATACTGATTTTCAAATTCTTTCAAATATCATTTCCTCACAATCCATTCACGAAAAATTCGGGGGAATTGTTCCGGAACTCGCATCAAGAGAACACATTAAAGGCGTAGTTTATGTAGTTGATCTTGCTTTGAAGAAAGCGGGTAAAAATCTGGAACAAATTGATGCGATTGCCGTATCTGTAAATCCCGGCTTGATCGGATCGCTCCTCGTGGGAGTCTCCTTTGCCAAAGGTTTGGCATTCAGTTTGGTAAAACCTCTTATCGCAATTAATCATATTATGGGACATGTTTTTGCAAATTTTTTGGAAAACCCAAATATTCAGTTTCCCTTTTTATCTTTGGTTGTTTCCGGCGGACACACAGAACTTGTGAAATTCGATTCTCCCACTGAATTTGAAGTTCTCGGCAGAACAGTTGATGATGCAGCAGGTGAAGCTTTTGATAAGATCGGCAAACTGCTGGGATTTCCATATCCCGGTGGACCCGCGATTGACAAATTAGCCAAAAAAGGTAATAAAAATGCAATAGATTTTCCTTTACCAATGATAAACAAACCGAATTTCAATTTTAGCTTTAGTGGTCTGAAAACATCAGCTTCTTTATACATGAAAAAAAATAACATTAAGGCGAATTCCAATTCCATTCAAGATTTTTGTGCCAGCTACCAAAATGCAATTGTAGAAGTTCTCTTTCGAAAAACAATGAATGCAGTAAAAAAATATTCCCTTAAAAACATTTTGCTATCGGGAGGAGTAGCTGCAAATTCAGCCTTGCGGGATAAATTTCGCAAGTCTTCTGCTTCGGAAAATATCAAAATCTATTTTCCTTCCCCTTTACTTTGCACTGATAATGCTGCCATGATTGGCGCGGCAGCTGTTTTTAAATTTCAGAGAAATGATTTTGCTAAATTTTCGCTAAATGCTTCATCATTAAAAGGAATAAGAAAAATATAATGTTTTTTTTAATCTTGGTATCCCTCCTCACTTTTTATGTAGCATTTTTGCTTTTTATTTATGTGGGAACTTTTTTAAATTGTGGATCAAAGCAAAATAAATCCGAAAAACTTAACTTCATTTCTGTTATTATAGCAGCGAGAAATGAAGAAAAATTTCTTCCGCAATTACTTTCTTCACTTGCAAATCAAAATTATCCGCAGAAATTTTTTGAAGTAATCGCAGTAAGCGACCGCTCTGAAGACCGGACAGATGCGATTATTCATGATTATGTTAAAAGAAATGAAAATTTTCATTTTGTCCGCATAAATGAGGAAGAGCCAAATTTGATTGGGAAAAAAAATGCCATTACTAAAGGGATAAAAGAAACAAAAGGTGAGATTTTGCTCTTCACCGATGCAGATTGTGTTCCGAACAAAAATTGGATTTCGAGCACGAATTCCAAATTTAATGCTGGTTCTGATTTTGTAGCCGGTTATTCCCCTTTGATTGCAAAAAATATTACTTTATACGAAAAAATAATTTTATTGCTGAAAAATTTGGAACGACTTTCCATTTTTACGATTTCTGCAGGAACTGTTGGCTGGAATTGGGGAGTTACAGCTGCTGCCAGAAATATTGCATATCGAAAGAAAATGTTTATAGAAGTTAGTGGATTCAGCGGTATCGGTCATATTCCATCCGGTGATGATGATCTTTTTCTCCAGAAAATTAGCATAACCGGTAATTATCACTTAAGCTTCAATTATGATCCGGATAGTTTTGTGCCCTCTCACGAAGATAAATCAGGCAAAGCTTTGGTAGATCAGGAGAAGCGACGAGCCTCAAAATGGAAATATTATCCTGCAAAAATCAAAATATTTACCACTCTGATTTTTTGTTTTTTTATATTGCTTTTCATTGCATTCATTGCATCGGTAATAGGGATTTTTTCGTGGACGGATTTTTTGATTATTTTTGGTGCAAAAGTTATCATAGATTTTCTTATTGTTTTTCAGGGAGCGTTGATTTTCAAATCACTTAGATCATTATTGCTTTTTCCTCTTGCTGAAATTTTTTATATTCCCTATTTTCTCGGATTTGCAATTTTGGGGACTTTTTCTAAATACCGGTGGAA comes from Candidatus Cloacimonadota bacterium and encodes:
- the queC gene encoding 7-cyano-7-deazaguanine synthase QueC, which gives rise to MKSEKVIVLLSGGLDSCVTTAIAHKNYDLYLLHVNYGHLTEAREKKAFLDIAKFYNVRKTLVIDIGYLKKIGGSSLTDTNIQISKTTHAGIPNTYVPFRNANLLAIAVSWAEVIGAKKIFIGAMEEDSSGYPDCREIFFRSYNEMIKDGTKPETEISIETPILHKSKSEVVTIGKKLNAPMHLSWSCYTNSEKACGTCDSCRLRINAFQKAGFKDEIPYLKINNNITG
- a CDS encoding glycosyltransferase; the encoded protein is MFFLILVSLLTFYVAFLLFIYVGTFLNCGSKQNKSEKLNFISVIIAARNEEKFLPQLLSSLANQNYPQKFFEVIAVSDRSEDRTDAIIHDYVKRNENFHFVRINEEEPNLIGKKNAITKGIKETKGEILLFTDADCVPNKNWISSTNSKFNAGSDFVAGYSPLIAKNITLYEKIILLLKNLERLSIFTISAGTVGWNWGVTAAARNIAYRKKMFIEVSGFSGIGHIPSGDDDLFLQKISITGNYHLSFNYDPDSFVPSHEDKSGKALVDQEKRRASKWKYYPAKIKIFTTLIFCFFILLFIAFIASVIGIFSWTDFLIIFGAKVIIDFLIVFQGALIFKSLRSLLLFPLAEIFYIPYFLGFAILGTFSKYRWK
- the tsaD gene encoding tRNA (adenosine(37)-N6)-threonylcarbamoyltransferase complex transferase subunit TsaD, translated to MSLILAIETSCDDTSAAIVDTDFQILSNIISSQSIHEKFGGIVPELASREHIKGVVYVVDLALKKAGKNLEQIDAIAVSVNPGLIGSLLVGVSFAKGLAFSLVKPLIAINHIMGHVFANFLENPNIQFPFLSLVVSGGHTELVKFDSPTEFEVLGRTVDDAAGEAFDKIGKLLGFPYPGGPAIDKLAKKGNKNAIDFPLPMINKPNFNFSFSGLKTSASLYMKKNNIKANSNSIQDFCASYQNAIVEVLFRKTMNAVKKYSLKNILLSGGVAANSALRDKFRKSSASENIKIYFPSPLLCTDNAAMIGAAAVFKFQRNDFAKFSLNASSLKGIRKI
- the dusB gene encoding tRNA dihydrouridine synthase DusB, translated to MISNPKKTANISITSGMEKITGGKLWLAPLAGFADSTFRKICKQNGADVAVTEMISAHGLVYENEKTESMLCFNEIERPLGIQIFGDEPKIIAQGIGKIKQFHPDFIDINMGCPMKKVVKTGSGSALLKNVEKLYQVVLAAKSAIAKEFPLTVKIRSGWDTSENIDQIVQAIETGGANAIIFHPRTKNEMFSGQSTWDLIAKVNQIVKIPVIGNGDINSPEDAKKMFEETGCNSIMIGRSAIGNPFLFNQIKEYLRTGDYTEPSPQQRISLLLSHFSEMKKTEGADRSTRIIRKYVSGYSKGLTGAKAFRQKCNFTKNETEFEKIVNDFRKEF